The Apteryx mantelli isolate bAptMan1 chromosome 27, bAptMan1.hap1, whole genome shotgun sequence genome includes the window AAGTGGCAGCGGGCTTCGGCGTCGGACGAGCCGGAGCCAGAGCCGGGCGAGAGCCCCGGGGAGCCCGGAGACCCCGCGGGCGACGGCGGCTCCTACACCAGCCCGGGCAGCGACCTGCGCGAGCCGGAGGAAGGCACCTTCAGGTGGGGTTTCCTGGCCGGAAAACTTGCCGAGATCCGGAATAAAAATGCTCCCAAGGGCAACTAGAGGAGGAGTCGCCCGGAAGGACTTTCTCTGGCAGCGCGGGCGGCCTCTGCAGCGCAGCCCCCATCCCCAGGCCAGGGCATCCCCCCGCCCTCACTTTGCAGCCTGCTCCGGacccagcctgtcccccttccccaACACTGCTTTTACCCCGGGACAAGGGAGCAGGGTAACTCCGCGGCAGGCGTTTGCAGTGAGTTTTGGCGGGTCTCTGCCTGCGCGGAGGAGTCTGCACTAAAGACCTCGAGGCGCCCCTTTTCCCCGAGCCGTGTCGAGCTTTCTTCGTCCCCGCCTGCGGCCGTCTCTCCGGGGCTGTTTGAACCCGCCGGGCTCTGCCCGCCCCAGCCCggccttgccgggggcttcgccACAGGGAAACGCTCCGGGGAGCCGGCTCTGTCCCCGCCAGGGCGATGCGGAGGGACGGGAGCTGCCCCCGCACCCTGCGCCCTGCAGAAACCGCACGCACAGCCAGGCTAGAAACACAGGTTTATTGAGCACTGCCCCGATCCCACACAGCCCCTTTCCCTTCGGATCCGGTGAGCCTGGCGGGAGGGGATCAGCCGGGCGCTGCCTGCAGCGGGGGCTCgggctctgcccgccgccccAGACCGTGCCTGGCTCCAGGACGGAGGAGCTGCGCAGCCTCCTCCCGCAGGAGCTGGGGAGCACCGAGGAGAGGCCGAAGGAGGACCTGGCGGGGGGACACCAGCCCACCAGGAGTCACCCACAGGGGTTCTGGCAGCTCCTCCCCCCCTTGGACACCCCCGTCATGCTCATCTGACCATCCACACCCCAAAATGCAGCCCTTTCCAGGTTCAGACCAGTCTCCAAGGGCATGAAACCATCTGCCCGCTCTTCCGTGGCCAACAGGGTCCAGCCcgcagtgcctcagtttccccacaggtagacctggtgtctctcccagccagcagcagccctgcagtgcaCAGCCCAGGGGTGCAGCCGGCGCCACGGGCCGTATCCAGCCGGCAGGACTGgcgtggggctggccggggcctCCCCGTCCCCCATTGGGGCGCATCTTCGTCAGGCCCCTCAGACCGTGGACTCCTTGGCGGCCGCCCAGGCTTGCTGGCAGCCATAGAGCCACTTGATAACGCGGGCGTTGCGCTCCACGACGGAGACGGCGGAGCAGAGCCTGGTGCCCGGCTCCTCCTCGCCTGGCTCCGCGTCCTCCCCACTGCCCCGTGACGCCTGGCTGGGCTCTGACTCGCACGAGCCCGGCggccgggcggaggcggcgtCCCAGCCCGCCGGCCCGAACCGCTCCTGCCCCAGCACCTCCACCAGCGCCCGGTCCAGGCCGCAGTAGTTGAAGAATCGCTCCTTCTCCGAGAGCGGCAGGGAGACGCGGAGCCCCAGCTCCTGCTTGGTGACGCTGGGggaggccggggccggcggcggtggcggctgcgGGAAGATGCTGCCGCTCGCGCCCTGCGTCCTCGCCTCCTCTTTCTCCGCGGGCACCCACAGCATGGGGGTGTCGGGGCTCGGGGGGGCTGCCGGCCCCTCGCCCAGCGCCCTGgccgcgggggagccggggggcttGTCTCTGAGCGGCCCCTGGAAAAGGCGTCTCACCAGGCCGTAGCCCTTGGCGTTCTCCTTGTTCACGACCGGGCAGTCCCGTTTCTGCCGGTAAATGATGAGCGAGTCGGGTCTCAGCAGGCGCttgccgccgcccgccctccgCGACACGGGGGACTGCGGGCACGGCAGCTTCCTGGGGCCGTCCCGGCTCAGGTCTGAGCCCGGGCAGAGCTCGTTACactgctggagagcgaggaggCGCCGGCCGCGCGGCGAGAGCCGGGGCGAGCAGCCCAGCAGCGCCGGCTCCTGCCGGCTGTTGATGACCTGCTGGGATTTGACGTACTTGGCCTTGTCGGCCTCCAGGCGCTCCACGGCGCTGGgcgcgcgggccccgccgcccccctgcgTCCGCTCCCGCAGGTAGCCGGGGCCCCGGTCCAGCAAGCCCAGGGGCGAGAGGCGGCGGCCAGGAGCCACCAGCCGCATGTTGCCGGAGGCGCACGCTGCCAGCGGCGGGCTGCCGAGGGGGACCATGGCCCGCGGGCCCTGAGCGTCGCGGCCTGGCTCCGGGTCCCGCGTCCGGGGAGGATCTCCAAGCCCCGCTTTGCTCCCGGACTCAGCTCCGGccctgggaggagagaggagagacggGGTTAGCGCTGAGGCAGGCGGCaccccggcagccgccggggTCTCCAGCAGGCAGGAAAGGGCTCGGAGCGAGGCGAAGCCCTGGCACCGGCACTTTTCTCCGACGTGTCTTCGGCTAGCGTGGGAGATGAGCCCCTCCAGCCGTGACCCCGGGCAGGAAGAGAGAAGCGCCGCGCATCCGCCGGCCTCGCCGGCGTCCCAAGAGCAGCTTCCAACAGGAAAAAATACCGCAGCCGGCCACCTTATCTTTACGAGCCCGGGGCCGGCAGAACaaagcgcggccccggcgggcaggAAAGCCGGCGAGCGTCCCCAGGCCCCGGCCGCCtccgagcgcggcggggccgcaaGGGCGTTTTGGCTCGCCCGGGTTTCTGTGCTGCGTGGGGTGACGGTGGCTCCCCGCCGCGCTGGCCCGggccgggatccctgctccgctTCCCTtttgggaaaggaaaacaaaggagtCGGGGGCAGGTTTATTTTAAGCGGGGTCTGTCCGTGGCAGAGGTGCCTGCTGCGACTCCTCCGCGGCTGTCTAGGGTCATCTCCCTGCAAAGGAGGAACGGCCGCAGCGCCGGggctctgcctctcctgctcccGATTTCTGGCCCGATGGGATGGGAAGTCTGCAGGCTCCCGCGCCGGGGGGATCCTGAGCCAGGATCTGCTCTCTGCTGCCCGGGATAGAAGATACCTCTCCCGGCTTGGTGCTGTAACCGGATTCACGGTGAAGGTCATGGAGCAAAGGGCTTTTATTAGCCCCGGGGGCCCAAAGGCTTTTCCTCAGCTTTAATCGAGCATCCGTCCAGGGAGAGGGAGGGCAAAGCTGGGAGAGAGCTGACAGGCGGCCACGGAGGGCAGGATGGGACCAGGGCCATAAATCAGGTGCTGGAGGCGACATGTCCAGGGCAGGGGGCTGGAGTCTGAGCCAGGGGCTGTAAATGCTCAAAGCAGATGGTTTTCCTGGAACGGAGAGGCCCAAATGGCTGCGAAGAGCCGCCCCGTCGCTGGTGGCTAACCGTTAACCAGCCCCGGCTCCGGCAGCGGCGGCCTCTCGCTCCACAGACCCCGGAGGGGGCAAGGGGGACGTGGGCCCGGGCAGACGGCAGCTAACGAAACAGCAAACAGCCCAGGAGCCTCCTGCGCCTGCATCCCCACGTGCACAGCAGACAGGCTTCAGCCCTTCCTCcacccccattttacagatgggtaaACTGAGGCGtgcggggtttttttttctggtcctgCGCTCCTAACGGACAAGCTCCTGAGCCTCTCCCCAATTCCAGACTGGTTTTCTGTGGCGGTTCAAGGCAAGCTGCCACCGGCAGGCAGTCCCGTCACCCGCTGGCTTCGCCCCAAGCCACCACGCCTGCACACTCCCgaggccaggcccggcccggccccagctgCCTGCCCCGCGCCGGGATCCCTGCCCAGCCGTGGGCAGGGGATGCTCTCGCTCACCTGGGCCGCGCAGGGATGCTCCCGGCCGGGCAGAGGATGCTCTCGCTCACCGGGACCCgtgcagggatgctctcagccTGCTGCACTCTGTCTGTTCCCGTTCCGGTCCCTCCGGCTGCCAGCAGCAAACTGAGCCCGGAGCCGGCAGGAGCCTCATATACACCATAAGGAAGAGCCACCCTGTTAACCCCTTCTGCCCCGGCCCCGTCATTAACCCGCTCTGTGCCACGCGCCCCGCCGGCATCGACcccctctgcccctggggctgcagcctcttccccaccagcccctctgctctggcacagccACAATTAACCCCCGCTTTCCTGCAGCCTCTGCCACACGCTCCACCCCACCCCACCGCGGAACCATGTCCTCTCCGGCAACTCCTCCTGTTGCAGCTCAGTCCTGAGAAGCTGGGTCCAGCTTGAGAGCAGGAGCCCTCCGTGATCCCCCTTCCCCAGGGGTCCTGCTGGAGCCCCTCCGCACCTTGCCCGTCCAAGGACTTTATAGGCACCCTCACTTCCAAGCCCAGACCCCAAACCAGCGGCTGGCAAAGGAAAACGAGCACAGAAAGGTCCTTCCAGCACCTTCTCATCGGTGGTGAAAGGGTCAAAGCGAGCTCCGGGCCAGGCAGGttcctgcctcctcttcccccGGGAAGGGCTGTAAATTGCAGGAAGCCACAAGCGACTGGAGCCAGCCCAGGGGTTATTTTtacctctgccctctccccttcccagagGGCTGCGCATTCCTGGGGGGAAACAGCCCCCCGCTCCGCacaccatccctgtccccccccacctccccgcgCCTGCTGAGGGGCTGCAAAGGTCTGCGGCAGGCGCCGGAGGGCGAAGGCTTCGCCCTGGTCCCAGCTCCTCAAAGCCCTGGTCCTCGTGGTGCAGGACCCGAGAAACCCCCGAGCACTCCCCACGGACCCACCAGCTTCACACGTGCCCCTTGCAGCCAGCCGGGGCTGCAAACCTGTTATGGGTGCTTGTCACCATCAGCGGCTTCTGTCCCCAGTTCTAGGCACACGTATGACCCCCCTATTCCTGGGCCCAGCGTCTGCGGTCGCACCCTGGCCTGCGCTCGGAGCAGTTGGGCTGCAGCTGGCTGTGACACAGCGATGCCCCTAGCAGAGAGCTGGGGGACAGGGAGGCTCTGGAAGGGACGAAGCAGTGGGATTTGGCATGGGAACAGCAGCCCTGGATGCTCTGTCCCCTGGCAGAAAGGGGAGCTGGTCCCGAGCGCTGCCTTTCCCCCCGGCCGGTTCCTTCCTGCGGCGTCGGCGCCAGTGCCGGGAACTGGGGCTGGCTCGGTCCCCGCACCTCCCTGCGTGCAGGCACCGGTGCCAGGAAGGCAGCCTGGGCCAGCGTCCCAGCACGGACAGAAACGGAGGCTCAAATCAGGGCTGCAGCAAAGTCTCTGAGGCCGGGGCTTGTCCGAGCTCTGCCGGCACTGGGCAAACCCCTGGGAAAGCAAGGAAGGGACAAACCCGGGCAGGAAGGCAACAAACACAGCTGTGATACAGCAAACAACCCTCCAGAGGAAGACGGGGAAACGGGAGCAAGAGCCTAACAAATCAGTGCCAACGTGAATCACTGTTTATGAGGAcaggattattttccgagctggAATTCAGCCCACCATTCTGGTAAAGACACGAGTGAGTAAGGGCAGCCTTTGATTCACCTCCTTCTAGCGGATGCGGGCTGTTCCTGCGAGACACTTGGACCCAGCGCCTCCGCGTCCCCTGCCCTGCGAGGGAGACACGAGCAGACGGGCTGCTCGTGGGGGCGCAGGCCACCCCAGCCAGCCTGCCGCGTGCCGGCGAGCACCTACTGTTGGACTGCTACGCTTTGGATCAGCCAAATCCTTTTCAGGATGCGCAAAGGGGCAGTTTGAGAGGCATCGATAACCACCGCCAGGTCCAATGAAGGGCCCAGTTCCCCGGTAATCAATGGAAAACCCCTCACAGACCCCAAGGGGAAGCTAAACAGGCAGATTTTGTCCCTTTGAGCAGCGTTGACTTCCAGGGAGTTATTAACCCAACCGATCAACCCCTTATAAACACATCAGGTGGCATTTATTTCTTAGAGTCATTTGGAGGCTCAAAGTCCCCCTGTTTTTCAATTAAGGTTACTAGGAACATTGCAAAGCGCTGCCTGCTCCACCCTTGACAAATCCCTCTCCGTGCTGCAACCGGACTCTGGTTTCCTCTCCTCCCGGCTGCAGCTTTGCCCTCTGAGCGGGCAGCTTGGCTCGCCTGGAAGCGGCCACCGCGCCAGGCAAGCAAAGCAATCCCTGCCCAGGGTCCGGTGAGCAATCCTGGGTAAAACCCAGGAGCACACATCTCCAGATACCTTGTAAGACCCTACTTCTGCAAAGCAGCAAAACCATTTAGACCTTTGAGAATTGCTAGTCCAGATCCAAGCTGTTCAACCCAAGGTCCTGTGCTCAATGGCAGCCAGCATCAGACgcctaagaaaaaaatataagaaacaGGGCATTTATAGAGCAATACCTCTACCAGCCATAAACCGTTGATTGCTGTGAGGGTAAGAGCCATCCCAAAGCCTCCATCAAAATAACATGAACCTTCTCCTCAAAACCCCTCGGCAGTTCTTACAGTTTTATCCTGTCTCTCCTGAGCTGACGTTTTTCCTCAAAGCTCCAGCGCTGACTGGCCAGTAACTATGTGAGACTGTCGGGTTTTGTTCCACATACAGGAAACTTCCAGCCCTCACGGTTGGAGAGAAAAATTTGAGAAAGAACTCAAAGGTCAAGAGTCCAACAGCACAACTCTTCCCTCCAAAGTGATTTTTCAGAGCGTGTCCAACTCCTGATTAAACTGCCCTGTTCCCAGCAAGcccttctctctcctggcttgtGCTAACAGGGGACATGGCCCTCTCGGCCTCCCTGGTAATTATCTGCCCCACCTCATAAACACCCCATCACGCACTTCAGAAGGAGGATGAGTAGAAGAGCACAGCAAGATCACCAGGGCCTCCAGCACGCGGCTCTAATCTATCCCAGATGAGCAGGCAGGGGAGACCCCCAGGCTAACCACCCGCACGCGGGAGGAGGACTGAAGCCTGCCGTGTCCAATTGAATCGGCAGGGAAGATGAGCTTATTTCCAGAGAGGGAATTTGGCACGGATACCCGAGCTCAGGGCCCTGCTCCTCCAAAGGGGCAGAAGGGCTCTTCGCGTAGTCATTCATCAAGACACCAACCTATTGTCTCCGTGCCGCCCTTGGCACAGCGCTCCCAAGCAAAACCCCAGGATGCACGGACTCCTGGGGAAGAGTCTCCCACTGAGGTCCTCAGCACTCCTGGGCTTCCCAGGGAAAGCCTCAGATTCCCCAAGAGCCCTGTATGCACCAGGATataagaaaaagaacaggaagagTAACAACCCAGCCTGCAGACTGTTGCATACAAATGGTAAATACAAGCGGTTTTGAAGTGTTTTCTCTCTTGAGAAGTCCAGTCTGCCAACGGGAAGAGGGAGCGAGGGGTCAGGCCTGCATGACCTACCTCAGTCACCTTTCCAAGCgcatttctcctttaaaaatcgCTTCAGTGCCCCCACGACCAGGTGCAGTCCAGAGATGGGACTGACGAAACCGATAACCCAGCCATCTGTTTCTACTTGTTGGTTTACTTTCACAACCCACAAAAGCCCTTTCTGGTCTGAGGCCTACGCAAATGCCCCATACTCGAGAGCAGCTGACATGAGCAGCAGGCTTCAAGAGCTGCGTGGCTGCACGCCAGCCAGAGGGCTCGAGATATACGAACCTTTACTTGGGAGAGAAC containing:
- the PDIK1L gene encoding serine/threonine-protein kinase PDIK1L isoform X1, translating into MVPLGSPPLAACASGNMRLVAPGRRLSPLGLLDRGPGYLRERTQGGGGARAPSAVERLEADKAKYVKSQQVINSRQEPALLGCSPRLSPRGRRLLALQQCNELCPGSDLSRDGPRKLPCPQSPVSRRAGGGKRLLRPDSLIIYRQKRDCPVVNKENAKGYGLVRRLFQGPLRDKPPGSPAARALGEGPAAPPSPDTPMLWVPAEKEEARTQGASGSIFPQPPPPPAPASPSVTKQELGLRVSLPLSEKERFFNYCGLDRALVEVLGQERFGPAGWDAASARPPGSCESEPSQASRGSGEDAEPGEEEPGTRLCSAVSVVERNARVIKWLYGCQQAWAAAKESTV